In Actinotignum schaalii, the sequence ATTGTCATGAGGAAGCCCACGATCATGAACCCGAAACCGAGGAAAAGATTGCCGTTATTCCACCCCGGGATGGGGAAACGGCCGCCGGTCACGTAGGCCAGCACCACCACGATGAGCCCGATAATCATGAGCGTGCACATCACCGGCGCCCACCAGCTCGGCGAGCGGCGATCCTTCTGCGCGACCTTATGGGAGCGCTTAGCCGCTTCCTTTTCCCGGCTGGCCTGCGCTTCAATATCGCGCTTGGTGCCGGGGCGGCGCACATCCTTCGCCGAGGGCGCAGCGCTCTTGCGCGACTTCCGAGCCGGGGCAGCGCTGCCGGCGGCTTCCGAAAGTTCGGGTTCGTCGTACTGTTGATCTGTCATGTTCTACCTTCCGCGGATCCTTCCGCCCCTAAGCCTAACGAAGTAGCGCGCCCGGTGGCGCACCATATCGCCCGATTCCTCTGGTATTTTTTCACAAAAGCCGGCGCGTGGCCATGTGCGCGGGCGCTCGCGAGTGGCGCGCGGGCGCGGGGCGGCGTCGTCGTAAAAAATGAGGGGAGTTATCTCACCGCATTTTTCGAGCCGGAACCACTATTCTGTTTCTAGTACGAATCCGGTGGCAGTGGAAGGTGATACTATGCGCGAACAGCAGCCCGAACGAGGGCGCCGTGCGGGGCGGCGTGCGGCGGAAGGAAACGCTGCTCGCGCTCCGCGGCACGAAGCTGTGGGGCACTACCGTCCGGCTACCGCCGGTGCAGGTACGCCCGGTGCAGGTGCAACCGGTGTTGGTACGACGGCGCAGCTTCCCGCCCAGGCCGCCACCGCCGCTCTCACCGCAACCCGGCCGGCCGCACCCGCGCGGCGCCGCGGCGGCATCCTCAACGCGATTATCGGCGTGATTGGCGAGCTGCTCATTACCGCGGGAATCGTGGTGGGCCTCTTCATTGTGTGGCAGGTCTACTGGACTGACCTGGGCGCGAACCGCGATCAGGCCCAGCAGATCGAGAACGTCAACAAGCAGTGGGGCGATCCACGGGGGGCCAGCAAGGTGGGAACCCCGCGCACGGATGCCCCGCCGGCCGCGGACCACGTGAATCGCACCGGCGACCTGGAAGGCATTATTTACATCCCGCGTTTCGGGGCCGACTGGCGCTACACCGTCAAATACGGCGTGGACCTGGAAGCCGTGGTGGATACCGGCAGTTTCGGGCATTACCCGGATACCCAGTACGTGGGTGAGGTCGGCAATTACGCGATTACCGCGCACCGGCAGACCTACGGCGCGGCCATGCGCGATGTGCCCGAGCTCCAGCCCGGCGACCCGATCATCGTGCAAACCAAGAACGCCTACTACGTGTACAAGGTGAGCGAGCACGAGGTGGTGCCGCCCACGCAGGTCGGCGTGCTGGCCCCGGTGCCGAATCACCCGGAAGAAGCACCCACGCAGCGCATCCTCACCATCACCACCTGCCATCCGCCCTTCGTGTCCAGCGACCGCTGGATCACCTACGCCACCCTCGATCATTGGGTCGACGCCGCCGAGGGCGCCCCGGCGGAGCTGGTGAAGTAGGCGGCCGGCCGCGGCACTTGCAGACATACATGAAGAAGAAACGGAGCACGTAATGTACGGATTTATTTGGCGGCACCTGCCTGGCCCGACGTGGCTGAAGGTCATCGAGGCCCTTAT encodes:
- a CDS encoding cell division protein CrgA; the protein is MTDQQYDEPELSEAAGSAAPARKSRKSAAPSAKDVRRPGTKRDIEAQASREKEAAKRSHKVAQKDRRSPSWWAPVMCTLMIIGLIVVVLAYVTGGRFPIPGWNNGNLFLGFGFMIVGFLMTMGWK
- a CDS encoding class E sortase, whose protein sequence is MREQQPERGRRAGRRAAEGNAARAPRHEAVGHYRPATAGAGTPGAGATGVGTTAQLPAQAATAALTATRPAAPARRRGGILNAIIGVIGELLITAGIVVGLFIVWQVYWTDLGANRDQAQQIENVNKQWGDPRGASKVGTPRTDAPPAADHVNRTGDLEGIIYIPRFGADWRYTVKYGVDLEAVVDTGSFGHYPDTQYVGEVGNYAITAHRQTYGAAMRDVPELQPGDPIIVQTKNAYYVYKVSEHEVVPPTQVGVLAPVPNHPEEAPTQRILTITTCHPPFVSSDRWITYATLDHWVDAAEGAPAELVK